A window of the Isosphaera pallida ATCC 43644 genome harbors these coding sequences:
- a CDS encoding molybdopterin molybdotransferase MoeA → MESAQGWSDPRGKGFRRRWPVAEVIAWLEESLATQWSHPGVETVPLAKAAGRVLTEAVVSQVAVPGFARAAMDGYAVRGEDTFGADPTNPLTFRVVGRSRPGVAAEVVVGSGEAVAIATGAPLPPGADAVVPVEATRLRVHDHAPSTASLSPAELLVEVIEPTPPGRHVGRIGEDVAPGEMILEPGRWLRPQDLGVLSALGWREVLVRRRPRVTILATGPEILPVGSAPSDVRIPDMNSPMLAALVERDGGHAEIQGPLADDRHVLAEALARAANRSEFVIVSGGSSTGPEDHLPSLVAELGSLPFHGLALRPAGPTGLGTIGSTPILLAPGNPVSCLCAYDLLGSRVVRRLAGWRQAWAYRATRRPLTRNLVSVLGRLDYARVRFDARGGVEPLAISGASILSSTVRADGFTLIAPHSEGAAEGTVVTVWRYDPTSSHVWDELQDDPFGFGLADSNSAC, encoded by the coding sequence ATGGAGTCGGCACAAGGCTGGAGCGATCCCAGAGGGAAAGGGTTTCGGAGACGGTGGCCGGTCGCGGAGGTGATCGCCTGGTTGGAGGAGAGCCTCGCAACGCAGTGGAGCCATCCGGGCGTGGAAACGGTGCCGCTGGCGAAGGCGGCGGGGCGGGTCTTGACCGAGGCGGTGGTTTCCCAGGTGGCGGTACCCGGGTTTGCCCGCGCGGCGATGGATGGTTACGCCGTGCGGGGCGAGGACACCTTCGGCGCCGATCCCACCAATCCCCTCACATTTCGCGTGGTGGGACGGTCGCGCCCGGGGGTGGCTGCTGAGGTCGTGGTGGGCAGCGGCGAGGCGGTGGCGATCGCCACTGGAGCGCCGTTGCCGCCGGGCGCAGATGCGGTGGTTCCGGTCGAAGCCACTCGTCTTCGGGTCCATGATCACGCCCCCTCCACCGCCTCCCTTTCCCCCGCTGAGCTTCTGGTCGAGGTCATCGAACCGACCCCGCCGGGGCGTCACGTGGGTCGGATCGGCGAGGATGTCGCGCCGGGCGAAATGATTCTGGAGCCGGGACGCTGGCTGCGACCTCAAGACCTGGGTGTTTTGAGCGCGCTGGGATGGAGGGAGGTTCTGGTGAGACGACGACCGCGGGTGACCATCCTAGCGACGGGGCCGGAGATTCTGCCGGTCGGGTCGGCCCCTTCAGACGTGCGGATTCCCGACATGAATTCGCCGATGCTGGCGGCCCTGGTCGAGCGCGACGGCGGCCACGCCGAGATTCAGGGCCCCCTCGCCGACGACCGCCACGTTCTGGCTGAGGCCCTCGCGCGAGCCGCCAATCGCTCAGAGTTTGTGATTGTCTCGGGGGGGTCCTCCACCGGGCCGGAGGATCATCTGCCAAGCTTGGTGGCAGAATTGGGAAGTCTGCCGTTTCACGGCCTGGCGCTTCGACCAGCGGGACCAACCGGGTTGGGGACGATCGGCTCGACCCCAATTCTGCTAGCACCGGGCAATCCTGTCAGTTGTCTTTGCGCCTACGACCTTCTGGGCAGCCGTGTGGTGCGTCGTCTGGCCGGTTGGCGTCAAGCATGGGCCTATCGGGCGACCCGTCGGCCTTTGACTCGGAACCTGGTCTCCGTGTTGGGACGACTTGACTACGCTCGCGTGCGGTTCGACGCTCGGGGTGGCGTGGAGCCTTTGGCGATCTCGGGGGCCTCGATCCTTTCTTCGACCGTGCGCGCCGACGGATTCACTTTGATCGCGCCTCACTCAGAAGGAGCGGCCGAGGGCACGGTGGTCACCGTTTGGCGTTACGACCCCACGAGCTCCCATGTTTGGGACGAGCTTCAAGACGATCCATTCGGATTTGGATTGGCTGATTCCAACTCCGCGTGCTGA
- a CDS encoding sulfatase-like hydrolase/transferase, translating into MKRRRWQWGGGIGWRGLILLAMGLGWVGWGEMEGGYGREWESPGPAPGDRVVMVGDSITQAGGYVARVESWLWAEAARRGASRPAQVFNRGLSSETLSNTSEADHHPRRPYLYDRFERDVTGWKPNQVVACYGMNDGIYHPIDPTRLDLYRDGLERLARRVAALSEPAATLTLLTNPPFDARRARVWEPESPRFGYRFPYVGYDGVLRRQADLVRAFDPRLSPEEENSDPASPTSRRPRARVGDPHRVLNAYLADRQRRHASAFLAGDGVHPGPDGHALIALTLWSQGWGRSTLETPLRAAVRFEPGADDGGDQLGPDLRTTKRDDAWDALAREGPGGYGFIVAVPPPLSLGEGVEPDLAAWAARALNGGQPWERQPLVLTGLPPDREWILWAAGDDPEGEPAWFEVGRGNSDQFAHGGFDLVDPEHAARHPLASEASDLDRAMTARRARLDAAWRERREQGPPGPDALDADWDAEARSLYARFRPRPLRFRLTPCPPGDGQAANTSPSHPRPNFLIILADDLRPDAVRALAGSGPGTLASTPHLDRLANSGVVLDRVYNLGGDIPAVCLPSRAMLLSGRAMFRHTAEHWAEGPSLAGHFRDQGYLTYHHGKKGNTPLPLQARFEIERYIEEHQSRLSGRPAVEIADAAVEFLEHRAALPPDQRRPFLMHLALECPHDPLAPDPADLAALPPIEAFPLPPSFLPFHPFDNGEMLVRDERLEAFPRDPQAIRTRWRDYLAVVAGIDRVVGRLLEALTVAGERDNTYVIFTSDQGLALGDHGLLGKQNLYEHSIRVPFIVAGPGLRPGRCAAMVWLLDLFPTLCDLAGLKPPSQPLDGVSFAPALRRPDDPSAHPRQFLWFAYRDKQRAVTDGRFKLIRYPKIHRTQLFDLSADPFEQHDLAGDPAQAERIAQLTAWLEAARSAWGDDAPFSAPQAAPEKFAPPTTPQLPPARP; encoded by the coding sequence ATGAAACGAAGGCGGTGGCAATGGGGAGGTGGAATTGGTTGGAGGGGATTGATCCTGCTGGCGATGGGGTTGGGTTGGGTTGGCTGGGGGGAGATGGAGGGGGGTTACGGTCGGGAGTGGGAGTCGCCGGGGCCCGCGCCGGGGGATCGGGTGGTGATGGTGGGCGACAGCATTACCCAAGCGGGGGGCTACGTCGCGCGGGTGGAATCGTGGCTGTGGGCTGAGGCGGCTCGTCGGGGGGCTTCTCGTCCGGCTCAGGTGTTCAACCGGGGTCTTTCCAGCGAGACGCTGTCCAACACGAGCGAGGCGGACCATCATCCGCGCCGCCCCTACCTTTACGACCGATTCGAGCGAGACGTGACGGGGTGGAAGCCCAACCAGGTGGTGGCCTGCTATGGCATGAACGACGGGATTTATCATCCGATCGACCCCACTCGGCTGGACCTTTACCGGGATGGTCTGGAGCGGTTGGCGCGACGGGTGGCGGCTCTGAGCGAGCCTGCTGCCACATTGACGTTGTTGACCAATCCGCCGTTTGATGCGCGGCGCGCACGGGTGTGGGAACCGGAGTCGCCCCGGTTTGGCTATCGCTTTCCCTATGTGGGTTACGACGGGGTGTTGCGTCGTCAAGCCGACTTGGTGCGGGCCTTCGATCCCCGTCTGTCGCCCGAGGAGGAGAATTCGGACCCGGCTTCCCCGACTTCCCGCCGTCCCCGGGCACGGGTGGGGGATCCCCACCGCGTCCTCAACGCCTACCTCGCCGACCGTCAGCGTCGCCATGCCTCGGCGTTTCTCGCGGGTGACGGGGTTCACCCTGGCCCCGATGGTCACGCCCTGATCGCGTTGACCCTTTGGAGCCAAGGCTGGGGACGTTCCACGTTGGAAACCCCACTTCGAGCCGCGGTTCGCTTCGAGCCGGGCGCGGACGATGGGGGGGACCAACTTGGCCCGGACTTGCGGACCACCAAGCGGGATGACGCCTGGGATGCCCTGGCTCGCGAGGGGCCGGGCGGTTACGGCTTCATCGTGGCGGTCCCTCCCCCCTTGTCCTTGGGCGAGGGGGTCGAGCCGGATTTGGCCGCCTGGGCCGCGCGCGCGCTCAACGGCGGCCAGCCCTGGGAACGTCAACCGCTTGTCTTGACCGGTCTGCCGCCCGATCGGGAATGGATCCTGTGGGCCGCAGGCGACGACCCCGAAGGCGAACCCGCCTGGTTCGAGGTGGGGCGGGGCAACTCCGACCAGTTCGCCCACGGCGGGTTCGACCTCGTTGATCCTGAACATGCCGCACGCCATCCTCTGGCTTCTGAGGCATCAGACCTCGATCGAGCCATGACCGCGCGGCGCGCGCGTCTCGACGCCGCTTGGCGCGAACGCCGCGAGCAAGGTCCGCCCGGCCCGGACGCTCTGGACGCGGATTGGGACGCCGAGGCCCGATCGCTTTACGCTCGCTTCCGTCCGCGGCCCCTCCGCTTTCGTTTGACCCCGTGTCCTCCTGGGGACGGACAGGCCGCCAACACCTCGCCGTCGCATCCGCGGCCCAACTTCCTCATCATTCTGGCCGACGATCTGCGGCCCGATGCCGTGCGTGCTTTGGCGGGAAGTGGGCCTGGCACGCTGGCTTCGACGCCCCATTTGGATCGGTTGGCCAACTCGGGTGTGGTGCTGGATCGGGTTTACAACCTCGGCGGCGACATCCCGGCCGTTTGCCTGCCGAGCCGCGCGATGTTGCTTTCGGGCCGCGCTATGTTCCGCCACACCGCAGAACACTGGGCCGAGGGGCCGTCGCTGGCTGGTCACTTCCGCGACCAGGGTTATCTCACCTATCACCACGGCAAGAAGGGCAACACTCCCCTGCCCTTGCAAGCGCGCTTCGAGATCGAGCGTTACATCGAGGAGCATCAATCGCGGCTCTCGGGACGCCCCGCCGTCGAGATTGCCGACGCGGCGGTGGAGTTCCTGGAACACCGCGCTGCCCTGCCTCCCGACCAACGCCGCCCCTTTCTGATGCATCTGGCGTTGGAGTGTCCCCACGACCCGCTCGCGCCCGACCCCGCCGACCTGGCCGCGCTGCCACCCATCGAAGCGTTTCCGTTGCCCCCGTCCTTCCTACCGTTCCACCCCTTCGACAATGGCGAGATGCTCGTGCGCGACGAGCGTCTGGAAGCCTTCCCGCGCGACCCCCAAGCGATTCGGACCCGCTGGCGAGACTATCTGGCGGTGGTCGCCGGAATCGACCGGGTGGTGGGCCGGTTGCTTGAAGCTTTGACAGTGGCGGGTGAGCGGGACAACACCTATGTGATCTTCACCTCCGACCAGGGTTTGGCGCTGGGCGACCACGGCTTGCTCGGCAAGCAAAACCTGTATGAACATTCAATCCGCGTGCCCTTCATCGTGGCCGGACCCGGCCTGCGGCCCGGACGATGCGCGGCGATGGTCTGGCTGCTGGACCTATTTCCCACCCTTTGCGACCTCGCCGGTTTGAAACCGCCTTCCCAACCCCTCGACGGAGTGAGCTTCGCCCCGGCTCTGCGACGCCCCGACGACCCGTCCGCCCATCCGCGCCAGTTTCTTTGGTTCGCCTATCGGGATAAGCAACGCGCTGTGACCGACGGGCGGTTCAAGCTGATTCGTTATCCCAAGATTCATCGCACCCAATTGTTCGATCTTTCGGCCGATCCCTTCGAGCAACACGATCTGGCCGGCGACCCAGCCCAGGCCGAGCGGATCGCTCAACTGACGGCGTGGTTGGAAGCGGCTCGTTCCGCC
- a CDS encoding helix-turn-helix domain-containing protein: MARRKNPPESVRMKCDLANRLKIIRADLYGERGGPELARRLNLPVRTWYNYESGVTIPGEILLKFVELTSVEPMWLLHGQGPRFRTPPPLWGSSNANPTESVEVLLRAALQRLERATHSPPSWSSWPAATETFPQGLARGGRDVESLRAREPLPGLRLEDNLADVDPAAPQPFWVLSSPDDPAHERLTPAHGLRYRVALCEWFNARQSGRWMIVRDDSIEPIAPRGAFVVYSDIPEPLDDLVGKLVAAWRGSVSEAIGWLEPVAQEESPSRTETGESRIRSYRLRLERCSSDRHLKQPPGPGDKRITADSRPDLDPIEQPGIWTVRRVLWVVESSLDHQSDAPPGVP, from the coding sequence ATGGCGCGACGCAAAAATCCACCCGAATCCGTTCGCATGAAATGCGACTTGGCCAATCGTCTGAAAATCATCCGGGCCGACCTCTATGGCGAGCGCGGTGGACCTGAATTGGCCCGTCGGCTCAACTTGCCGGTTCGAACCTGGTATAATTATGAAAGTGGCGTGACAATTCCGGGTGAAATTCTGCTCAAATTCGTGGAACTCACGTCAGTCGAACCGATGTGGTTGCTCCACGGCCAAGGGCCGCGGTTTCGAACCCCTCCCCCCCTCTGGGGAAGTTCCAACGCCAATCCCACCGAGTCGGTCGAGGTTTTGCTTCGCGCAGCGCTTCAGAGGTTGGAGCGGGCCACCCATTCCCCCCCGTCTTGGTCATCGTGGCCCGCCGCGACCGAGACGTTCCCTCAAGGATTGGCGCGGGGCGGGCGGGATGTCGAATCACTCCGCGCCCGCGAACCGTTGCCCGGTTTGCGACTCGAAGACAACCTTGCTGACGTTGATCCCGCCGCGCCTCAGCCCTTTTGGGTGCTGTCCAGTCCCGACGACCCCGCCCATGAACGCTTGACCCCCGCCCACGGCCTCCGTTATCGGGTTGCGCTGTGCGAATGGTTCAACGCCCGGCAAAGCGGACGCTGGATGATCGTCCGCGACGACTCCATCGAGCCAATCGCGCCTCGGGGAGCCTTCGTGGTCTACAGCGACATCCCCGAACCCCTCGACGACCTGGTGGGCAAGCTGGTGGCCGCCTGGCGCGGTTCGGTTTCCGAGGCGATCGGTTGGCTCGAACCTGTTGCCCAAGAGGAATCTCCCTCGCGGACTGAAACAGGTGAATCCCGAATCCGTTCCTACCGTCTGCGGTTGGAACGCTGCTCCAGCGATCGTCACCTCAAGCAACCGCCCGGACCAGGCGACAAGCGGATCACCGCCGATAGCCGTCCCGATCTGGACCCCATCGAGCAACCGGGAATCTGGACGGTTCGCCGGGTTTTGTGGGTGGTGGAGTCCTCCTTGGACCACCAAAGCGACGCTCCCCCAGGCGTGCCTTGA
- a CDS encoding HD-GYP domain-containing protein, producing MSAPTSSDSYGQDQPPSDALIPPSQGVNGELRLLHEQANILIVDDRRTDLLLMAEMVLTLGHRAFLAEDGEQAMIQARRHPPDLILLDLNMPVMDGRRTLERLKDHPVYKGIPVVVVSGVDNTEEIARCLQAGADDYITKPYNPALLKARIEACLAKKRLSDLEARRYRELEAAHNQLQLLIKQQFGKTYSAQLATIFALSKLVESRDRETGKHLERIREYCQAIARQLAAHSRYAQNINELFIDNLYNASPLHDIGKVAIPDSILCKPGQLTEPEREIIKMHTVIGARTLREVDLLYPGNALLEFGTMIAESHHERWDGNGYPHGSSEDNIPLAARILSVGDVYDALTANRCYRPISYTHEEAVEMIRNGSGTQFDPVIVEAFLNIRSQINRIHQTLADDPDPPSIRSV from the coding sequence ATGTCCGCCCCGACCTCCAGCGATTCCTACGGCCAGGACCAACCTCCGAGCGATGCTCTGATCCCGCCCAGCCAAGGCGTCAACGGCGAGTTGCGGCTGCTCCACGAGCAAGCCAACATCTTGATCGTGGATGATCGCCGCACTGATCTTCTCTTGATGGCGGAGATGGTCTTGACCTTAGGTCACCGCGCGTTTCTGGCCGAGGATGGCGAGCAGGCGATGATCCAGGCGCGTCGGCACCCGCCGGACCTGATCTTGCTGGACTTGAACATGCCGGTGATGGATGGTCGCAGAACCCTGGAGCGGCTCAAGGACCATCCAGTCTACAAGGGAATTCCAGTGGTGGTGGTGTCCGGGGTGGACAACACCGAGGAAATCGCCCGCTGCCTTCAAGCCGGAGCCGATGACTACATCACCAAACCCTACAACCCCGCGCTGCTCAAAGCCCGCATCGAGGCGTGCCTGGCCAAAAAACGCCTCAGCGACCTAGAGGCGCGACGCTACCGCGAACTCGAAGCCGCCCACAACCAATTGCAACTCTTGATCAAACAGCAGTTCGGCAAAACCTACTCGGCCCAACTCGCTACCATCTTCGCCCTCTCCAAACTGGTCGAGTCACGCGACCGGGAAACCGGCAAACATCTCGAACGGATTCGAGAATACTGTCAGGCAATCGCCCGCCAACTGGCCGCCCATTCCCGCTATGCTCAAAATATCAACGAACTCTTTATCGACAACCTCTATAACGCCAGCCCGCTGCACGACATCGGCAAAGTGGCGATTCCCGACTCGATCTTATGCAAACCAGGACAACTCACCGAACCTGAACGCGAAATTATCAAAATGCACACCGTCATCGGTGCACGCACCTTGCGCGAGGTCGATTTACTTTATCCGGGCAACGCGCTTCTGGAATTCGGCACCATGATCGCCGAAAGCCACCACGAGCGTTGGGACGGCAACGGTTATCCCCACGGCAGCTCGGAGGACAACATCCCCCTGGCGGCACGAATCCTGTCGGTGGGTGATGTTTACGACGCCCTGACCGCCAATCGGTGTTACCGCCCGATCTCCTACACGCACGAGGAGGCGGTGGAGATGATCCGCAACGGTTCGGGTACCCAGTTCGACCCGGTCATTGTCGAGGCGTTCCTCAACATCCGCAGTCAAATCAACCGCATCCACCAAACCCTGGCCGACGACCCAGACCCTCCCAGCATCCGCTCGGTCTAG